One Chitinophaga varians DNA window includes the following coding sequences:
- a CDS encoding DUF6089 family protein, whose protein sequence is MKFRKFARILLLSMAVPFFSFAQDWHVGAFAGISNYSGDLVQQKVDLKYTRPSLGLLVRKDINRYLTLRAGFTWGIVAAADSTNAEPSLVARNLSFKSNVFEGSLIAEINFLDLDEKGFTPFVFIGVGGFGFDPTAKDISGNVVRLRPLGTEGQGLPQYPQRQPYDLFAWSFPMGAGVKAILNDKWTLGFEIGLRPTTTDYLDDVSTNYVDQNTLLAYRGQKAVDMAFRGDELTGKQTPGVYPPDGSKRGSAKYKDWYAFSGFTITYRLGGGSGWGKVKATRCPILR, encoded by the coding sequence TTGAAATTCAGAAAATTTGCCAGAATACTGTTGTTATCCATGGCAGTACCCTTTTTTAGCTTCGCGCAGGATTGGCATGTAGGTGCTTTTGCCGGTATTTCCAACTACAGTGGTGATCTTGTTCAACAGAAGGTAGACCTGAAATACACGCGCCCTTCACTGGGGTTGTTGGTAAGGAAGGACATCAACCGTTACCTGACGTTAAGGGCCGGTTTCACCTGGGGCATTGTTGCCGCTGCGGACAGCACCAATGCGGAGCCTAGTCTGGTAGCCCGTAACCTCAGTTTTAAAAGCAACGTTTTTGAAGGCAGCCTGATTGCTGAAATTAACTTCCTTGATCTCGATGAAAAAGGATTTACACCTTTTGTGTTTATTGGCGTAGGTGGTTTTGGTTTTGACCCTACTGCCAAAGATATATCCGGTAACGTGGTACGTTTACGTCCGCTGGGCACAGAAGGGCAGGGCCTTCCGCAATATCCGCAACGCCAGCCTTACGATCTCTTTGCCTGGTCTTTCCCGATGGGAGCTGGTGTGAAAGCGATCCTCAACGACAAATGGACCCTCGGTTTTGAAATAGGGCTGCGTCCTACCACTACTGACTATCTCGATGATGTGAGCACCAACTATGTAGATCAGAACACCTTGCTGGCCTATCGTGGCCAGAAGGCCGTTGATATGGCTTTCCGTGGCGATGAGCTGACAGGCAAACAAACACCTGGCGTATATCCTCCTGATGGCTCTAAACGTGGTTCCGCCAAATATAAAGACTGGTACGCTTTCTCTGGTTTCACCATCACCTATCGCCTGGGCGGCGGCAGCGGATGGGGAAAAGTGAAAGCGACAAGATGTCCGATATTGCGGTAA
- a CDS encoding ABC transporter permease gives MIATLKILLTSLKMAVDELRVNKLRTFLSLLGITIGIFCIITVFTLTNSLERNVRSDLAALGDDVIYVQKWPWGGNGEYPWWKYMNRPVPEYKDFRTIQDKVQSASYVAFNFDVSSKKVEYGDDYMEGVTMMAVSNDFDKIQQMQIVQGRFFANTESNSGTNVAILGATIWDGLFRSPEQALGKIVRIMGRDVKIIGLLKKKGESMIGGPNYDNAIILPYRFARTLVDERRYADPYIQVKARANVSMTQLKDELRGVLRASHRLKPREEDDFALNEISSASESLNSIFGAINVGGFFIAIFALIVGAFGIANIMFVTVKERTSIIGLKKAIGARRGIILAEFLMEAVVLCLIGGSLGLVLVYLCTVVINLASTFQMYLSMGNVILGLSISVVVGILAGFIPAYFASKLDPVVAIRSN, from the coding sequence ATGATAGCTACCCTTAAAATATTACTGACCAGTTTGAAGATGGCTGTAGATGAGCTGCGGGTGAATAAGCTGCGTACCTTTTTGTCGCTGTTGGGCATTACCATCGGCATATTCTGTATTATCACGGTTTTTACGCTTACCAACAGCCTGGAGAGGAACGTCCGGAGCGATCTGGCCGCACTGGGCGACGATGTTATTTACGTCCAGAAGTGGCCCTGGGGAGGTAACGGGGAGTATCCGTGGTGGAAATACATGAACCGGCCGGTACCGGAGTACAAGGATTTCCGGACTATCCAGGACAAGGTGCAGAGTGCCAGTTATGTAGCTTTCAATTTCGATGTTTCTTCCAAGAAGGTGGAGTATGGGGACGATTATATGGAGGGGGTGACGATGATGGCTGTCAGCAATGATTTTGACAAAATACAGCAGATGCAGATTGTGCAGGGGCGTTTCTTTGCCAATACGGAAAGCAACAGCGGCACCAATGTGGCCATTTTGGGAGCTACCATATGGGACGGCCTTTTCCGGTCGCCGGAGCAAGCCCTGGGCAAGATCGTGCGGATCATGGGACGTGACGTGAAGATCATCGGTTTGCTGAAGAAGAAAGGGGAGAGCATGATAGGCGGGCCCAATTACGATAATGCGATCATATTGCCATACCGGTTTGCCCGTACGCTGGTAGACGAGCGGCGGTATGCAGATCCTTATATACAGGTAAAGGCCCGGGCCAACGTATCGATGACCCAGCTGAAGGACGAGCTGCGGGGCGTGCTGCGGGCGTCGCACCGGCTGAAGCCCCGGGAGGAGGATGATTTTGCGCTGAACGAGATCAGTTCCGCCAGCGAAAGTCTGAACTCTATCTTTGGCGCCATCAATGTGGGCGGTTTTTTCATTGCTATTTTTGCGCTGATCGTAGGGGCCTTCGGGATTGCCAATATTATGTTTGTGACGGTGAAGGAGCGGACCAGTATTATTGGCCTGAAAAAGGCCATCGGGGCCAGAAGGGGTATTATTCTGGCGGAATTTCTCATGGAAGCCGTCGTTTTATGTCTGATCGGGGGATCTTTAGGGCTGGTGCTGGTATATCTCTGTACAGTTGTCATAAATTTGGCAAGTACCTTCCAGATGTATTTGTCCATGGGAAATGTTATCCTTGGACTGTCTATTTCTGTGGTGGTAGGCATCCTGGCCGGCTTCATACCTGCATATTTTGCCAGCAAACTGGACCCGGTAGTGGCGATCAGGAGCAATTAA
- a CDS encoding DsrE family protein: MQVIFQITSAAADAQKALLGQLHNLLQYYHEQQSRITVEVAVHGGAWPLLLTADNPFADKVKELHARSVRWLICRNTINGRQLNTDQLLPFVEVVPAAVAHLVERQAAGWSYIRC; the protein is encoded by the coding sequence ATGCAAGTCATTTTTCAGATCACGTCTGCCGCCGCGGATGCCCAAAAAGCTTTACTGGGCCAGCTTCACAATTTGTTACAATATTATCACGAACAACAATCCCGTATAACCGTGGAGGTAGCCGTGCATGGCGGCGCCTGGCCGTTGTTGTTGACGGCGGACAATCCGTTTGCAGATAAAGTAAAAGAGTTGCATGCCCGGTCTGTGCGCTGGCTGATTTGCCGGAATACGATCAATGGCAGACAGTTGAATACGGACCAGCTGTTGCCTTTTGTGGAGGTGGTGCCTGCGGCCGTGGCCCATCTGGTGGAGCGGCAGGCAGCCGGTTGGTCATATATCCGTTGCTGA
- a CDS encoding helix-turn-helix transcriptional regulator → MLKTAVITRQQLEHLVLQGMSYADDHVGDTFSIKDVSDRLGISYSYFYHNFADYMGEPFWHYVKRHRLELSAGLLRHSGHSIGIISDLCGYATTAAFSKAFKQHFKESPKEFRRIAELPNEKRTIQIIETITTTTGTDIFGNFFRYDRGERVQLPDSVLYYSLLSRGQNPIGEMIVKMNQYFNAFSKILGQIEIATAKIITGTLDSVPVTDYEKISIYAGLSIPLHATAAHQHMENNYGYLMRKRIPGGTYLRLPVPMDFATAGIPMYNFINQNCKEGNFKMSGNHFFMVLNGTSACEIYIPLLRKHY, encoded by the coding sequence ATGTTAAAAACTGCTGTTATCACCAGGCAACAACTGGAGCACCTTGTTCTGCAGGGGATGTCCTATGCGGACGATCACGTAGGCGATACCTTCAGTATCAAAGACGTGTCAGACCGCCTTGGTATCTCCTACTCCTATTTCTATCACAACTTTGCCGATTACATGGGAGAACCTTTCTGGCACTATGTAAAACGGCATCGCCTCGAACTGTCCGCCGGCCTGTTGCGCCATAGCGGCCATTCCATCGGCATCATCAGCGACCTTTGCGGATACGCTACCACAGCAGCTTTCAGCAAGGCTTTCAAACAACATTTTAAGGAAAGCCCCAAAGAATTCCGCCGCATCGCGGAACTGCCCAACGAAAAAAGGACCATCCAGATCATTGAAACCATCACCACCACAACAGGCACAGATATCTTCGGGAACTTCTTCCGGTACGACCGTGGCGAAAGAGTACAACTCCCCGACTCGGTACTGTACTACTCCCTGCTGTCACGCGGCCAGAACCCCATCGGTGAAATGATCGTCAAAATGAACCAGTACTTCAACGCCTTCAGCAAAATACTGGGCCAGATAGAAATAGCCACCGCTAAAATCATCACCGGCACACTGGACTCCGTACCGGTGACCGACTACGAAAAAATATCCATCTACGCCGGCCTCAGTATCCCGCTACACGCTACGGCCGCACACCAACACATGGAAAACAACTACGGCTACCTGATGCGCAAACGCATCCCCGGCGGCACCTACCTGCGGCTCCCCGTGCCCATGGACTTCGCCACAGCCGGCATTCCCATGTACAACTTCATTAACCAGAACTGTAAAGAAGGAAATTTCAAAATGAGCGGCAACCACTTCTTTATGGTACTCAACGGCACATCCGCCTGCGAAATTTATATACCGCTGCTGCGTAAACATTATTGA
- a CDS encoding AI-2E family transporter → MTEFKLPFNARLTFTLLSLILLVYIAHTASGIIIPLLFAFLISIMLLPVTYFLEKHKFPRGLASAIAVLLFVIVILLIMLAMGTQMQAFIADFPQLEKKLLDTVTSLQGWIDHKFHISSNAQLSYLQKAALGTLGTATSFISQTFLSLSSLIIFVVFVLLYSFFMLFYRKLLVTFLVRLFQDKHRDTLLDVLARTRFIIKSYVGGLMIEMVVVALLNTTVFLILGIKYAILLGVMAAIFNIIPYIGIFTALIISMLVTLTTGTPIAALQVGISLFLIHLLDSNVLLPRIVGSKVKINALVTIIGVVMGNMLWGIPGMFLAIPIIAIIKIVCESVDYMNPWAILLGDEQKEKTEKVNQAAEEKGHPDVDNLAETPDSPEKK, encoded by the coding sequence ATGACCGAGTTTAAGCTCCCTTTTAACGCGAGGCTTACCTTTACCCTTTTATCGCTCATTTTACTGGTGTACATCGCCCATACGGCCAGTGGGATCATCATCCCGCTGCTGTTTGCCTTCCTCATCTCCATTATGTTACTACCGGTAACGTATTTCCTGGAAAAACATAAATTCCCCCGGGGACTGGCCTCCGCGATCGCCGTACTGCTGTTCGTGATCGTTATCCTCCTGATCATGCTCGCCATGGGCACGCAGATGCAGGCCTTCATCGCGGACTTTCCGCAGCTGGAAAAGAAACTGCTGGACACGGTCACTTCCCTCCAGGGATGGATTGACCATAAATTCCATATCAGCTCCAACGCACAGCTCAGCTACCTGCAAAAAGCGGCCCTCGGAACACTCGGAACAGCCACCAGCTTTATCAGCCAGACTTTCCTGTCACTGTCTTCCCTGATCATCTTTGTGGTTTTTGTATTGCTGTATTCCTTCTTCATGCTGTTTTACCGCAAACTGCTGGTGACCTTCCTCGTGAGGCTGTTTCAGGACAAACACCGTGACACCCTGCTCGATGTGCTCGCCCGTACCCGCTTTATCATCAAAAGCTACGTAGGCGGCCTGATGATAGAAATGGTCGTGGTGGCCCTTCTCAATACCACCGTATTCCTGATCCTTGGTATCAAATACGCCATCCTGCTGGGGGTAATGGCCGCCATCTTCAATATCATCCCCTATATCGGCATTTTCACGGCCCTGATCATCAGCATGCTCGTTACCCTCACTACGGGCACGCCTATAGCGGCGCTACAGGTAGGCATCTCGCTGTTCCTCATCCACCTGCTGGACAGTAACGTGCTCCTCCCCCGTATCGTAGGCTCCAAAGTGAAGATCAACGCCCTGGTGACCATCATCGGCGTAGTCATGGGCAACATGTTATGGGGCATCCCCGGTATGTTCCTCGCCATCCCCATCATCGCTATTATTAAAATCGTTTGCGAAAGTGTGGATTATATGAACCCCTGGGCCATCCTGCTGGGAGATGAACAAAAAGAGAAAACCGAAAAGGTAAACCAGGCAGCCGAAGAAAAAGGCCATCCTGATGTAGACAATCTCGCAGAAACGCCTGACTCACCAGAAAAAAAATAA
- a CDS encoding peptide chain release factor 3, whose protein sequence is MKYANEINKRKSFAIIAHPDAGKTTLTEKFLLFGGAIQTAGAVKSNKIKKHTTSDFMEIERQRGISVATSVMTFEYRDILVNLLDTPGHKDFAEDTYRTLTAVDSVVLVIDCVKGVEEQTERLMEVCRMRDTPVIIFVNKMDRDGKYPFDLLDELEEKLNIRVRPLSWPINMGKDFKGVYNLYDKSFVAFQPNKKATDEDVVALPDLSSSFVDEHFDTKDAEQLRGDVELIEGVYDTFDKEEYLQGKLAPVFFGSAVNNFGVKDLLDTFVEIAPTPRNREASSREIDVHEDKFSGFVFKIHANLDPRHRDRIAFLRVCSGKFERNKFYHHVRLDKDVRFSNPYSFLAREKNIVDDAYPGDVVGLFDTGNFKIGDTLTEGENFFITGIPSFSPELFKELVNKDPMKTKQLEKGIRQLTDEGVAQLFTQHGGNRKIIGCVGDLQFEVIQYRLLQEYGAAAQFNSLPFYKACWITGPKDKIEEFIRFKSANIVEDKDGHLVYLAQSEWYLNTERTNNPDIQFNFTSEIHK, encoded by the coding sequence ATGAAGTACGCTAACGAAATAAATAAAAGAAAATCCTTTGCTATCATCGCCCACCCGGATGCCGGTAAAACCACGCTCACAGAGAAATTCCTCCTGTTCGGCGGCGCCATCCAGACCGCCGGCGCGGTGAAATCCAATAAAATCAAGAAGCACACCACTTCCGACTTCATGGAAATTGAACGGCAAAGAGGTATCTCCGTAGCGACTTCGGTTATGACCTTCGAATACCGCGATATCCTGGTCAACCTCCTCGATACCCCCGGCCACAAAGACTTCGCGGAAGACACCTACCGCACCCTCACCGCGGTGGACAGCGTGGTACTGGTGATCGACTGCGTGAAAGGGGTGGAAGAACAAACGGAAAGACTCATGGAAGTATGCCGCATGCGCGACACGCCCGTGATCATCTTCGTGAATAAAATGGACCGAGATGGTAAATACCCCTTCGACCTGCTCGATGAACTGGAAGAAAAACTCAACATCCGCGTAAGACCCCTCAGCTGGCCTATCAATATGGGTAAAGACTTCAAAGGGGTATACAACCTGTACGATAAAAGCTTCGTGGCCTTCCAGCCCAATAAAAAAGCGACCGACGAAGACGTGGTGGCCCTCCCCGATCTCTCCAGCAGCTTCGTGGACGAACACTTCGACACCAAAGACGCGGAACAACTGCGCGGCGATGTGGAACTGATCGAAGGCGTATACGACACCTTCGATAAAGAAGAATACCTGCAGGGTAAACTGGCCCCGGTTTTCTTCGGCAGCGCCGTTAATAACTTCGGGGTGAAAGACCTGCTGGACACTTTCGTGGAAATAGCGCCAACACCGCGCAACCGCGAAGCCAGCTCCCGTGAAATCGATGTGCATGAAGATAAATTCAGCGGCTTCGTCTTTAAAATCCACGCCAACCTCGATCCCCGCCACCGCGACCGTATCGCCTTCCTGCGCGTATGCTCCGGCAAATTCGAAAGAAACAAATTCTATCATCACGTTCGCCTCGATAAGGACGTGCGCTTCAGCAACCCTTACAGCTTCCTGGCCCGTGAAAAAAATATCGTGGACGACGCCTATCCCGGCGACGTGGTAGGCCTGTTCGATACCGGCAACTTCAAAATCGGTGACACCCTCACCGAAGGCGAAAACTTCTTCATCACCGGTATCCCCAGCTTCTCCCCTGAACTGTTCAAGGAACTGGTCAACAAAGACCCGATGAAGACCAAACAACTGGAAAAAGGCATCCGCCAGCTGACAGACGAAGGCGTGGCCCAGCTGTTTACCCAGCACGGTGGCAACCGCAAAATCATCGGCTGCGTAGGCGATCTCCAGTTCGAGGTAATTCAATACCGCCTCCTCCAGGAATACGGCGCCGCTGCCCAGTTCAACTCACTGCCTTTCTACAAGGCCTGCTGGATCACCGGCCCCAAAGACAAAATCGAGGAGTTCATCCGCTTCAAATCCGCCAACATCGTGGAAGACAAAGACGGGCACCTCGTATACCTGGCCCAGTCCGAATGGTACCTCAACACCGAAAGGACCAACAACCCGGACATACAGTTCAATTTCACGTCCGAAATCCACAAATAA
- a CDS encoding family 20 glycosylhydrolase: MKKLLTMLLLLLGSAVLFPSSSIALPKDTLPVRGFCIAAPTGAGLAPFLKFIREELAPRHINTLVLRVDFNYEYTSHPELRDPGALTKAQVKELVQVCRQHQIRLVPQINLLGHQSWAGTTMNLLKVYPDFDETPWVKMPEKYEWPNADGLYCKSYCPLHPGVHKVVFELVDEILDVFEATAFHAGMDEVFYIGEDKCPRCGGRDKAELYAGEVWTIRNHLAQKGRTLWIWGDRLLDGKTTGMGMWEASMNNTHRAVDLVPKDIMICDWHYERPDKSPVYFASKGLQVITCPWRMPDNAVAQLKDMYDFRATATKEMKPRYQGMMQTVWSDAGHFLDEFYGRGKPQKDTVNTSANCFRAIFTK, from the coding sequence ATGAAAAAACTATTGACCATGCTATTGCTGCTGTTGGGCAGCGCTGTACTGTTTCCCTCTTCTTCCATCGCCTTACCGAAAGATACCCTGCCTGTACGAGGTTTCTGTATTGCCGCGCCTACAGGGGCCGGACTGGCGCCCTTTCTGAAATTTATCCGCGAGGAACTGGCGCCGCGGCACATCAACACGCTGGTACTGCGGGTGGATTTCAACTATGAGTATACCTCTCATCCTGAGCTGCGCGACCCTGGAGCGCTGACGAAAGCGCAGGTAAAGGAGCTGGTGCAGGTATGCCGGCAGCATCAGATCCGGCTGGTGCCGCAGATCAACCTGTTGGGGCATCAGTCATGGGCCGGTACCACGATGAACCTGCTGAAGGTGTACCCGGACTTTGACGAAACCCCCTGGGTGAAGATGCCGGAGAAATATGAATGGCCTAACGCTGACGGCCTTTATTGCAAGAGTTATTGCCCGTTGCACCCGGGTGTCCACAAAGTGGTGTTTGAGCTGGTGGACGAGATCCTGGACGTGTTTGAGGCGACTGCGTTCCATGCCGGCATGGACGAGGTGTTTTACATCGGTGAGGATAAATGTCCGCGCTGCGGGGGGCGCGACAAAGCCGAGCTGTATGCCGGCGAGGTATGGACCATCCGCAATCACCTGGCGCAGAAAGGCCGTACCTTATGGATTTGGGGCGACCGCCTGCTGGACGGCAAAACCACCGGTATGGGCATGTGGGAGGCCAGCATGAACAATACACACCGTGCTGTGGACCTGGTACCGAAAGATATTATGATCTGCGACTGGCACTATGAGCGTCCTGACAAATCGCCCGTTTATTTTGCGTCCAAAGGATTACAGGTGATCACTTGTCCGTGGCGTATGCCCGACAATGCGGTAGCGCAGCTTAAGGACATGTATGATTTCCGCGCCACCGCCACAAAGGAAATGAAACCCCGTTACCAGGGCATGATGCAGACCGTATGGTCAGATGCCGGCCATTTCCTGGATGAGTTTTATGGCCGTGGCAAACCGCAGAAAGACACGGTCAACACCAGTGCCAACTGCTTCCGCGCCATCTTCACGAAATAA
- a CDS encoding DUF6265 family protein, with the protein MVKKLWWSNSLVLLFLLAGGLSATAQVRPADFRMLDKLAGTWKMRTKLGAVVETWSRTNDSTWTGRTWRVAGADSTLQQSVELARRGNDIFFIPVYEGRTATTPIRLKLRVLKEIGFVAEDLANDFPRKVTYRFKDAEHLDARVEGKRDGTTEEYIFPYQRAE; encoded by the coding sequence ATGGTGAAGAAGCTGTGGTGGAGCAATAGCCTCGTGCTGTTGTTCCTGCTGGCAGGCGGTTTGTCTGCCACCGCGCAGGTACGCCCTGCCGATTTCAGGATGCTTGACAAACTGGCGGGCACCTGGAAAATGAGGACCAAACTGGGCGCTGTAGTAGAGACATGGTCACGCACCAATGATTCTACCTGGACAGGCAGGACCTGGCGTGTAGCCGGCGCCGATAGTACGCTGCAACAGTCGGTGGAACTGGCGCGCCGCGGCAACGATATCTTTTTCATTCCCGTTTACGAAGGCCGCACCGCTACCACGCCTATCCGGCTTAAGCTGCGGGTGCTGAAAGAAATCGGGTTTGTGGCAGAAGACCTGGCCAATGATTTCCCAAGGAAGGTTACATACCGGTTTAAAGACGCCGAACATCTGGATGCCCGGGTGGAAGGCAAGCGGGACGGGACCACAGAGGAGTATATATTCCCGTACCAACGGGCGGAATGA
- a CDS encoding menaquinone biosynthesis decarboxylase produces the protein MAYKNLRHFIEKLEQEGELQRISTYVDPKLEIAEITDRVSKMPGGGKALLFENTGYDFPVLINSMGSYKRMCMALGVQELDDVAHEIEELFKMLSKPKESILDKLAMLPKLGQFASWMPKVVSGKGACQEVVMATPDLGKLPVLTCWPKDGGPFITLPVIHTKDPVTGSRNVGMYRMQVFEKDMTGMHWHKHKVSAKHFMEYKKLNKRMPVAVVLGGDPVYTYSATAPLPENVDEYMLAGFLRKKKVELVKCITQPEIEVPADADFVIEGYVDPGEELIWEGPFGDHTGYYSLADWYPRFHVTAITHRKDAVYPSTIVGIPPQEDAWIGKATERIFLAPIKMTLVPEIVNMEMPVEGVFHNLVISQIKKDYAGQAQKVMNAMWGAGQMMFNKILVVSDEGESITDYKKLAQYVFRNLNPATDIYLSQGPMDVLDHSCSKMGFGGKMCIDGTRKYEEETDNAYQQAPAPKSLDAASIMQQFPEIKGINSSLLAIDIPCVLVSVQKSRPFHVRELNEQLYTLPALEGVKMVLYVEHTVDVTDLASALWRFCNNMDPKRDSFVVRKPAGNGRYIGAIGMDGTLKTRLLDNFERDWPNIIVADDDTIRKVDALWKDLQIGPFVASPSLKYKHQIYGEEAVVEQ, from the coding sequence ATGGCATATAAAAATCTCAGGCACTTTATAGAGAAGCTGGAACAGGAAGGAGAACTGCAGCGCATCAGCACATATGTGGACCCTAAGCTCGAAATAGCGGAAATCACCGACAGGGTAAGTAAAATGCCCGGTGGGGGCAAAGCCCTGTTGTTTGAAAATACCGGTTATGATTTTCCGGTACTGATCAATTCCATGGGTAGCTATAAACGTATGTGCATGGCATTGGGCGTACAGGAGCTCGACGATGTGGCCCATGAAATAGAAGAGCTGTTTAAAATGCTGTCCAAACCCAAGGAGAGCATCCTCGATAAACTGGCCATGCTGCCTAAACTGGGACAATTTGCCTCCTGGATGCCTAAGGTCGTGAGCGGAAAAGGCGCCTGCCAGGAAGTGGTGATGGCCACTCCGGACCTTGGCAAACTGCCGGTGCTCACCTGCTGGCCTAAGGACGGCGGTCCGTTTATCACCCTTCCCGTGATCCACACCAAAGATCCGGTTACCGGTAGCCGCAACGTAGGCATGTACCGCATGCAGGTGTTTGAAAAAGATATGACCGGCATGCACTGGCATAAACATAAAGTTTCCGCCAAACACTTCATGGAGTACAAAAAACTGAACAAACGTATGCCCGTGGCCGTAGTGTTGGGCGGCGACCCGGTTTACACCTACTCCGCCACCGCGCCGCTGCCGGAAAACGTGGACGAATACATGCTGGCCGGTTTCCTTCGCAAGAAAAAAGTGGAGCTGGTAAAGTGTATCACCCAGCCGGAGATTGAAGTGCCCGCAGATGCCGATTTTGTGATAGAAGGATATGTAGACCCGGGAGAAGAACTGATCTGGGAAGGGCCTTTCGGCGACCATACCGGGTATTACTCTCTGGCCGACTGGTACCCTCGCTTCCATGTGACCGCCATCACCCATCGTAAAGATGCCGTATATCCGTCAACGATAGTAGGCATTCCGCCGCAGGAAGATGCCTGGATAGGCAAGGCCACCGAACGTATTTTCCTGGCGCCTATCAAAATGACGCTGGTGCCGGAAATTGTTAACATGGAAATGCCCGTGGAAGGCGTGTTTCATAACCTCGTGATCTCACAGATCAAAAAAGACTATGCCGGACAGGCGCAGAAAGTGATGAATGCCATGTGGGGCGCCGGTCAGATGATGTTCAACAAAATACTGGTGGTAAGTGATGAAGGTGAAAGTATCACCGACTATAAAAAGCTGGCGCAGTACGTATTCCGTAACCTCAATCCGGCTACGGACATTTACCTGAGCCAGGGCCCTATGGACGTGCTGGACCATTCCTGCTCCAAAATGGGCTTCGGTGGCAAGATGTGCATCGATGGCACCCGGAAGTACGAAGAAGAAACTGACAACGCTTACCAGCAGGCGCCTGCGCCGAAGTCGCTGGACGCGGCTTCCATCATGCAGCAGTTCCCGGAGATAAAAGGCATCAACAGCAGTCTGCTGGCCATAGATATCCCCTGTGTCCTGGTGTCGGTGCAAAAGAGCCGTCCTTTCCATGTGAGGGAGCTGAACGAGCAGCTGTATACGCTGCCCGCGCTGGAAGGCGTAAAGATGGTGCTGTATGTGGAACATACCGTGGACGTGACCGACCTCGCTTCAGCCTTATGGCGTTTCTGCAATAACATGGACCCTAAGCGTGACAGCTTTGTGGTCCGCAAGCCTGCCGGCAATGGCCGCTATATTGGCGCTATCGGTATGGACGGTACGCTGAAGACAAGGTTGCTGGACAACTTTGAGCGGGACTGGCCCAATATCATTGTGGCAGACGACGATACGATCCGTAAAGTGGACGCCCTCTGGAAAGACCTGCAAATAGGGCCTTTCGTGGCTTCTCCCTCTCTTAAATACAAACATCAGATTTATGGTGAAGAAGCTGTGGTGGAGCAATAG
- the tsaD gene encoding tRNA (adenosine(37)-N6)-threonylcarbamoyltransferase complex transferase subunit TsaD yields MSVKILAIESSCDDTGAAVLEDGKVLSNHIANQKIHEQYGGVIPELASRAHQENIVPVVDIALRTAGVKPEELSAIAFTQSPGLIGSLLVGSCFAKSMAMALNKPLIGVHHMQAHVLANFIDDPKPDFPFLCLTVSGGHTQIVLCESPLSMRVIGETLDDAAGEAFDKSAKLLGLPYPGGPLIDKYAQTGDPGRFKFPEPRIPELNFSFSGLKTAILYFLQENQQQDPAFIEKNLPDICASIQQRIISILLNKVLKATQETGIRDVAIAGGVSANSGLRKALQEHGEKYGWRTFIPKFEYCTDNAGMIAIAAYYKYLAGAFTALDAVPTARAAF; encoded by the coding sequence ATGTCAGTGAAAATACTAGCGATAGAATCTTCCTGTGATGATACCGGCGCAGCGGTGCTGGAAGATGGAAAGGTGCTGTCCAACCATATAGCGAACCAGAAGATACATGAACAATACGGTGGCGTGATCCCGGAGCTGGCCTCCCGTGCGCATCAGGAGAACATAGTGCCGGTAGTGGACATTGCCCTGCGGACAGCGGGGGTGAAGCCGGAGGAGCTGAGCGCCATCGCCTTTACACAGTCGCCCGGCCTCATAGGCTCTTTGCTGGTAGGCAGCTGTTTCGCCAAATCCATGGCCATGGCCCTCAACAAGCCGTTGATCGGCGTACACCATATGCAGGCGCATGTTTTGGCCAATTTCATTGACGATCCCAAGCCTGATTTCCCTTTTCTCTGTCTGACCGTTTCCGGAGGGCATACGCAGATTGTGCTGTGTGAAAGCCCGCTGAGCATGCGCGTTATCGGTGAAACCCTTGACGATGCTGCCGGTGAAGCTTTTGACAAGAGCGCCAAGTTGCTGGGGCTGCCTTATCCCGGAGGCCCGTTGATAGATAAATATGCCCAGACGGGCGATCCTGGCCGGTTCAAATTCCCGGAGCCGCGCATTCCCGAGCTGAACTTCAGTTTCAGCGGCCTGAAGACGGCCATCCTTTATTTCCTACAGGAAAACCAGCAGCAGGACCCGGCTTTCATTGAAAAGAACCTGCCGGACATCTGTGCTTCCATTCAACAGCGTATTATCAGCATCCTGCTCAATAAAGTATTGAAGGCCACCCAGGAAACGGGCATCCGTGACGTGGCCATTGCCGGCGGCGTCAGTGCCAACAGCGGCCTGCGGAAAGCACTGCAGGAGCACGGCGAAAAATACGGCTGGCGCACTTTTATTCCCAAGTTTGAATATTGTACCGACAATGCCGGTATGATCGCCATTGCCGCATACTACAAGTACCTGGCTGGCGCATTTACCGCACTGGACGCTGTGCCCACTGCAAGGGCAGCCTTTTAA